Part of the Paenibacillus terrae HPL-003 genome is shown below.
TTTCTCTGCTGAAAAAAGAGGACGCGCCTTGGGCATTACTGCAATCGGATTGGCACTGGGTACGGCACTGGCTCCGATTATTTCCGGTTTGATTACAGGCTTTGCAAGCTGGCGTTTTCTGTTCGTTATTTCCATGCTGCCGCTTATCGCCTTGCCGTTCTTTCGCAAATATTTGGACGACCAGCGTGGAGAGAATCAGAAATTTGATTTTCTCGGTGGATTGCTGCTGGGCGGAACGGTAGCCTTCTTACTGCTTTCCATTTCGCAAAGCAATATTATATTTTTCTGGTCGGTATGGTGCTGTTTGCTCTGTTTATATGGCGGATCACCACCGCTAAAGAGCCATTCATTCAGCCCAAGCTGTTCCGCAACAAGCAATATTCTTACGGATTGCTTATAGCCTTTTTGGGGGCGGGGGTTAGCTTTGGGCTGCCGTACCTGGCTCCGCAGTTTCTGAACAGTCTCAATCAGCTTACGCCTGCAACCATTGGATTGATTATGTTTCCGGCTGCCATTGCGTCGGCTTTGCTTGGTAAAAGCGGTGGGCGTTTGGCCGATAGCAAAGGAAATTCATTTCTAGTCTATACGGCAGTTACGCTTATGTTTATCTGCTTTGTCAGCTTGTCTACCTTTGTGGGCGCGTCTCCGTATCTCATTTTATTTTTGCTCATTTTCGGCAACGTAGGTCAAACCTTTATGCAGATTGCCATGTCTAACACGATTTCCCGTACCTTGTCGAGGGATCAGATTGGTGTTGGAATGGGATTGCTGTCTCTGCTGAATTTTATTTCCGGTGCAGTGACGACAAGTATTTTGGGAAAAACGCTAGATACCTCGTCTACCTTTCATCTGAATCCTGTCGTATCCAACGTGCAGGTATTCAATTTTAGCAATATTTTTACGGTTCTTGCGCTGATTGCGCTCGCAACCATAGGACTTTACGCTTTGCAGTTTCGCCGGGGCTCAGGCCACAATACGACTGCTGCTCAGCAAGGATAAACATTTTATGCAAACTCATGCCAAAACAAGGGTATAATATAGAAGGAAAAGTTCATTTACGGAAGGATGGAGTGTCTGGTATGACAAGAAACCTTCAATATGTACCCTATGGCTATGAGCCTCCAGTTGAGACGCATAAAGGGACTATGATCTTTTATGATACGTTTGAGCAGATTACAGCTAGAGAGTTGGAGATTTTTGCTGAAACGGGAGCTGCGCTATCCTTTAAAAAGCTGGTACTATACCCGTTACATGAGGAAACAGTCAGAAGAATGTGGAAGCAGCCGATTCGCTCGTATTACAAGCGGGTGGACAACCTTGGGGAGTGGCAGCGGGAGCAGGCTTTGAGTACAGTCGTAATCGAGAGCTGGGAAGGTAAACGCAAAAATTATACGCCGATTGAAGCAGCAATCCGTTTTTTGGCGGAAAAATATACTTCCCCGCTTTTTCTGTATATGAATCCTGAAACTGCAAATTTGTGCGCATCCTATGCATCGTTCGATGAATGGATCAGAAACGTCAGACTGGTGCTTTCGACCGAACCATTAGAACTTCACCCGAAGCTGGCACAGTACCGTAATCGCTGGAATACAGTAGAAGAAGCGATAAACCGTCAGTCAAAGGTTGACAAAGAGCACCATGAATTATAGAATAGAACTAATCGTAAAAATTACTATTGTAATTGTATACCATGTATTCCATTTAAGGAGGAAGAGAAATGCGCGTAATTGTTACCTTGGCATGCACCGAATCTGGTGACCGCAACTATACAACATCCAAGAACAAAAGAAATCACCCGGAGCGTCTTGAAATGAAAAAATACTCTCCACGTCTGAAAAAGTATACGATCCATCGTGAAACTAGATAATGTAGGTTGGCTACATAGCAACCTGAATTGTTTTGCGTCCTGAACGAAGCCTCAAATCTAATGAATATAGGGCTTCATGAAAGGAGCCATGGCATGGTCTCTCCACTTCATGATGAAGAAATCGTGTTAAGTTTGCAAAAGCCTGCGTTATGGAACCGGCGAAAACTTGAATTAGTCCAGTGGATAGAGCGTCCAAAGATAAAGCTTACGCCTAAGCGAACGGCTTTTTTTCATGGCTGTACGATAGATGCAGAGCTGCATGGTACGCTTTGCCTTTTGAATCGAAAGCACGTGGCTACCGAGTTCTCCTGTGCTGGTGTCAGCATTTGGGACGAGCCGGAGGACCATTCACTATATGCTTATATAACGATGAAGGCTGACGAAAGATCCGGAGCGTTCATGCAATGGGCGATGCGATATATGCGGCATCGTTTGCTTGTCGTTTACGAACCTGAGCGCAACCGTTACGATCTGTCGTCTTTTTTTCTGGGACATAACCGTTCCTTTTGCCAACTGATGGAGTATTGCGCTAGTACGTTTGAGTTTGAACCCATAAAATGATATGAAAGCTTAGGTGAATAATATGAAAAAAGATCTTCATCCAACATTGAACAAAGTTATCTTTTTGGACCCTAGCTGTGGATTCTCTTTCCTGAGTGCTTCCACTAAGTATTCCCAAGAAACGATGGAATGGGAAGACGGCAACACATACCCGGTTATCCGTGTAGATACCAGCTCCGCTTCCCATCCGTTCTTCACTGGTAAACAAAGAAACGTGGATATCGGTGGACGTGTGGATCGCTTTAACAAAAAATATAACCTTTAGAACAAGACGAGCGATATGTTCACGGATTATACAAATAATTCGTGAACATCGCTTTTTTTATTATCTACAGATAGATACATACCGCACAGATTATAGGAGCGAAATGACGTCCGTACTCCCTGGGTATACAAAAGAGAACATATTTTGTGTTCCTACAGTCAATCAAAGATTTGTTGGAGAGTTCATTACAATTTTGAATATGAAAGAAAAGTCTGAGGCACATGACGTGCCGATTCCTAATAAAGTTGTCATGTCTTAATGAGGGAACCCCCCGACAAAAGTGGAGGGGTTCTTCTTTTGTATCGAAGCAGATTTGTCGGTTAAAGCGAAATGAAGCACTGCTCCCATTGGTCGGCAATGGATGCTTTGTCCAGTTGCTCCCCAATGAGCGTGACGTACCCCTGACTCACGGGGAGTGCGGTGGGTTGCCACTCCAAGTGACTTCCTGAATATTGCAAAATCATTGTACCTTCGTGTGGAAGCACGCAATAGCCTTTGGCCCGAAGCAGCGAGGAACCGAGCCCGGTCAGAAAGCTTTCCAATCGTTGCTTTTCCAGAGGCTGTGGAGAATATTGATGCAGCGTTAAGCTCTCCAGACGGGAAAACGAATGGGATTGGTTTGGATCTTGGCTGTGGCTATGACTGTGCGCAGAAATGACTTTGAATGCCGTGCTTCTGGAAATGCTGCCGGGTCGTCCGATACTTTTGGCGGAAATAGGGACGGACGATGCGGCTGCATCGGGTCGTTGAGTCTGTGCTGATTCGGGTTGAGGTACCTGTACAGGTTTTGCGGCAACGGATACGGAGGCTATAACAGGCTCCAGCAGTGGTTCAAGGTCAACCCGGCTGTACTCAGCGGTTTGCAGCTTGGCCGTATCGTTGAGCTTGCGGATGCTCTTGACGACCTTCGTCACTTCACGGCTACTTGCGGCATCTGTCTTGTTCACCACAATGAAGTCTGCGGTGCGAAGTTGCCCGTGCAGGGTCCGAACCAGCTCCTTGTCAGCGGTGAAGCGACTGTTGTATTCATGAAAAAGCTCAGCGTCCACAACACTGATGCTGTGAACCAGATAAAGCCGATCCGCCAGCAACGGGGAGCGAAGCTCTTCCAACACTTGCTCAGGGTTGGCTACCCCGGTGGTTTCCATAAAGATCAGATCCGGCTCCTGACTGAGCAGGGTGTGCAGAGCGCCTGCCAGCTCATTTCTTTTGCTGCAACAAATGCAGCCCTCCAGCAGTCCTTCCACCGATACGTCGGGCATTTCTTCAGAAATAATAGCACCGTCTACATCGTATTCACCCATTTCGTTCATTAATACAGCGGGACGGAGCGGAAGTTGACGGGTATAGGCCAGCAAGCGCAGAAGCAGTGTCGTTTTGCCGCTGCCAAGAAAACCGCTGATTAATATCACAGGAACCTTGTTCATCATTATTCCTCCTTGATAGGGTTAGTGTGCTGCATTCAAGCGATCAAAGGTGGCTACCGAATCTGCCTGGGTATAAACATAAGGGGATTCCGGCTGTGCCACAGTGGTTATTTTCTCGGATCGAATTTCGAGTACGGGGGTATTGCCTTTCTGAGTGGCATGTAGTGTGCCTTCAATGGTCACCCACGTATCCTTGTCAAAGGATGGGGCCTTCCTGGATTGGACGATGATTCCGAATGGCATGGCATCGGCAGTACAGCACATGACAAGGAACCTTCCCACCGCAAACAGACCTTTGCCCGGCAGGCTGCCGTCTTTATAGACAAAGCCAGTCACCTGCACCCTTTTTCCTTCAAAAGCGTGCTTATACAATTCAATGGCTCCAATGGTTTCGGAAAAAATCTCCGGTTTGATTTGTATGATCGGCTGTTGGTATAGACGTTTCGCCAGCTCGGCAAATTCTACGTTATACTTATCAGGCGGAACGAACAGCTTATCCAGCGTTTCCTGACTCCACTTTCCCCCTGGAGGGGGCGAAGTTGGCGGGGGAGAGGCGGTCGATAAAATGGAGGCGGTCGGTGCTTTCGTGGTCTGTATATCTGTTTTGCGCCGGATCTCCGGGTTGGGATATGTGAAGGACATGCCTTTTTTGGCTGCCATATCACTGCCAAGCGCCTGATTGGGCAGCAGCGAACCGAATAGCAGCGGAATGAGCAGCATTCCATATACGATTGTTTTTTTGAACCAGCTTTGCGGCAACGGATGCTCGCAATCACATACATCCTCACCGTCCCGCTCCCCGACGATTCCGTGCCATGCCATTGCCAATGCGATGAACAAGAGTGGCACAGGACAGAGCAGGAGCAGCTTTTGCATATGTGGAGCCAAGTAGTAATGAAGTGCATTCGTGTGGCTTAATGAGATGATGTACACAGCCAATCCGATCATGAGCAAGGAGCGCATGCCATACTGCCAGCGGATGCTAAAGGTTGAATTCACGTTCGTATTCACCTCCCAAATAACCATTCAGCGGCTATAGAACCCACCAGGACGAACGAAATAATGAGCAAGCACAGAACGGCGACAAATTTGGTGCGGAAGGTGCTTAGCAGCATGAGCGTGCCCTTGAAATCCAGCATCGGGCCGAGTACAAGAAACGATGCCAGCGGACCCAGTGTAAAGGTATGCGAAAAAGCAGTAGCCACAAAGGCATCGGAGGTGGAACACAGGGACAGTACGTAGGCAAAACCCATCATAAAGGCGTACGAGCCAGCCGTTTCACCGCTTAACGAAAGCATTTCATCCCGTGGGATGAAGGTCTGGATGGAGGCTGTCAGCAACGCGCCGATAATGAGGTATTTGCTCATGTCCAAAAATTCGTCGCCAGCATGTACAAAAAAGCCCCGCCATGTGCGATTGTGCCGATGAGTCTGGTTGTTCTGCTTTTGCTGGTTAAAAGAGAGCAACGACCGTTTGAGCGGATGCACACGCACAAAGGCATACACGATCAGCCCAATGATCGTGGAAACGACAAAGGCCAGTCCCATTCGAACGGCGGTGACCTCGGGATGGGAAGGGAAAGCCATCATCGTTGCAGCCAGCACCACGGGATTGATAATCGGCCCGCTTAAAATAAAGGTGATGCCCATATAGGCAGGCATTCCCTTGAGCATCAATTGGCGAACGACAGGGATCATGCCGCATTCACAGATGGGGAACAGCAGACCAAGCAAGGAGGCCAGCAGGACCCCCGGCACAGGATGCGCAGGCGCTATTTTGCGAATCCATGTTTCCGGTACGAGCCATTGCAAAAGGGATGAGACGAGTACACCGATAAGGAGAAACGGGGCAGCTTCCAGAAAGATGCCCATAAATACCGTTTTTAACGGTTGCAGTTGACTTATATCTAACGAACGAAGCCACCGGGGAGATAGCGTAACAAGCACAGGGATGAGAAAGGCAAACGGAATCATAAAAGGCAGCATCTTCAACAGCGTACTGTTTTTCATTCCACGTCTCCTTGGAAATAACGGTTCTTATCTACATCCTATGTCTGTAATGGGACAAACATGCCCGCTGGATAGTGTCTGGAGTACCTCTTTATGGACAAGTCCAGGACAATGAGCCTGCATTAATTCGTAAATATTACGATTAAAATCAAACAAACGATTGCAAGAAGGAAATTTTTACGGTACGATCCTTATTAAAACGTTCGAAAGACAAGGAGGATTTTATGATACCGATTGTTGTTTTATCCGGATTTCTGGGCAGCGGTAAAACAACTCTTCTTCAGCATGCGCTGGCTTACTATAAAGGGCAGGGGCTCAAGCCAGCTATTTTGATGAATGAGTTGGGCGATGTTAATTTGGACGGCAGTCTGGTGAATGGCCAGGCTCCCATGAAGGAAATGCTTAGTGGCTGTATATGCTGTACCATCCGCGGAGATTTGGGTGTCGAGCTGATGAATCTTGCTGAGGAATATAAGCCGAATGTGATTATCGTAGAATGTACCGGTGTGGCTAATCCGATGGAAATTGTAGATGCGGTGACAGATGCCTCTAT
Proteins encoded:
- the rpmG gene encoding 50S ribosomal protein L33 yields the protein MRVIVTLACTESGDRNYTTSKNKRNHPERLEMKKYSPRLKKYTIHRETR
- a CDS encoding type B 50S ribosomal protein L31, with translation MKKDLHPTLNKVIFLDPSCGFSFLSASTKYSQETMEWEDGNTYPVIRVDTSSASHPFFTGKQRNVDIGGRVDRFNKKYNL
- a CDS encoding CobW family GTP-binding protein, coding for MMNKVPVILISGFLGSGKTTLLLRLLAYTRQLPLRPAVLMNEMGEYDVDGAIISEEMPDVSVEGLLEGCICCSKRNELAGALHTLLSQEPDLIFMETTGVANPEQVLEELRSPLLADRLYLVHSISVVDAELFHEYNSRFTADKELVRTLHGQLRTADFIVVNKTDAASSREVTKVVKSIRKLNDTAKLQTAEYSRVDLEPLLEPVIASVSVAAKPVQVPQPESAQTQRPDAAASSVPISAKSIGRPGSISRSTAFKVISAHSHSHSQDPNQSHSFSRLESLTLHQYSPQPLEKQRLESFLTGLGSSLLRAKGYCVLPHEGTMILQYSGSHLEWQPTALPVSQGYVTLIGEQLDKASIADQWEQCFISL
- a CDS encoding TIGR03943 family putative permease subunit, with the protein product MNSTFSIRWQYGMRSLLMIGLAVYIISLSHTNALHYYLAPHMQKLLLLCPVPLLFIALAMAWHGIVGERDGEDVCDCEHPLPQSWFKKTIVYGMLLIPLLFGSLLPNQALGSDMAAKKGMSFTYPNPEIRRKTDIQTTKAPTASILSTASPPPTSPPPGGKWSQETLDKLFVPPDKYNVEFAELAKRLYQQPIIQIKPEIFSETIGAIELYKHAFEGKRVQVTGFVYKDGSLPGKGLFAVGRFLVMCCTADAMPFGIIVQSRKAPSFDKDTWVTIEGTLHATQKGNTPVLEIRSEKITTVAQPESPYVYTQADSVATFDRLNAAH
- a CDS encoding permease, which gives rise to MKNSTLLKMLPFMIPFAFLIPVLVTLSPRWLRSLDISQLQPLKTVFMGIFLEAAPFLLIGVLVSSLLQWLVPETWIRKIAPAHPVPGVLLASLLGLLFPICECGMIPVVRQLMLKGMPAYMGITFILSGPIINPVVLAATMMAFPSHPEVTAVRMGLAFVVSTIIGLIVYAFVRVHPLKRSLLSFNQQKQNNQTHRHNRTWRGFFVHAGDEFLDMSKYLIIGALLTASIQTFIPRDEMLSLSGETAGSYAFMMGFAYVLSLCSTSDAFVATAFSHTFTLGPLASFLVLGPMLDFKGTLMLLSTFRTKFVAVLCLLIISFVLVGSIAAEWLFGR